The window GCAAAAAGGAACTTTTCCCCTCAGAAAAAGGAATATTTTCCCCATAAAATGagactttttctcacaaaaagccACTTTTTCCTCACTAAAGGAACTTTTTCTTCACAAAGGCCTTTTGTGAGGgggagtttttcctcccaaaaaacTTTTCCTTCACTTTTTAGCAACTTTTTCCCTCACTTTTTAGTGACTTTTTACTCACAAAAAGGAACTTTTCCTAACCAAAAGTGACTCTTTCGTCACGAGAGGAACTTTATCCTCACAAAAGGACACTCTTTCCTTCCAAAAAAAGCATTTTCCCTCACTTTTTAGCAACTTTTTCCTCATAAAAAGGAACTTTTCCGGAACAAAGTGACTCTTTCGCCACGAGAGGAACTTTTTCCTCACAAGAAACTCTTTCCTCCCCCAAAAAATCACTTCACCTCACTTTTTAGCTACTTTTTCCTCATAGAAAGGAACTTTTCCTCACAAAAAGGAGCTTTCCCTCAGAAAAGGGAACTTTTCCCTCACAAAAGAAGACTCTTTCCTTccaaaaaaaagcattttccctCACTTTTTAGCGACTTTTCCCTCATGAAAACGAACTTTTCCTCACAAAAAGGAGCTTTCTCTCAGAAAGGGGAACTTTTCCTCAGAAAAACGAAACTTTTCCTCACCAAAAGTGACTCCTTCCTCTCGAGAGGAACTTTTTCCTCACAGAAGGGGACTCTTTCCTCCCCCAGAAAAAAGCCTTTTCCCTCACTTTCCAGCGACTTTTCCCCTCACAAATCGCGTCTCTTACCCTCCGCAGCGCTTCCCCCGCGGTCCCTCCCTCAGCCCGCCccggcggggggcgcgggccgggccgggccgcgggcggcggcggcggcggaggaggaggagcagcagcagcagcggggccgctccgctcgcTCCCGGCGAGCCCAACAAAGGCGGCGGGGCCATGGCGGGCCCCTCGCCCCGCTGCGAGCCGCCCTAAGCCCGCCGAGCGCCGCCGCGATGTGGCCGGGCCGCGGCGGGCAGCGCTGGGCGCTGGCGCTGGCCCTGGCGCTGGCCCTGGGCGGGCGCTGCCCCGCCGCCCCCAACGCCTCGGCCGGGCccccgcgctgccgccgccccgcgccctgCGAGCGGCTCCGCTTCGGCGCCTGCCTGGGCTCCGCGCTGCCCTACGCCGCCACCTCCACGCTGCTGGCCACCGACTCCGCCTCGCAGGAGGAGGCGCACGGGAAGCTGCTGCTCTGGTCCGGTACGGACGGGACGGCGCCGGGAGCGGGGAGAGTGCGGGAGAGGCCCGGCGTGGGGCTGGAGGGGGATGGGGAGCGGGGAAGGCGGGGAGAGCTTTGGATGGGGGGTTTGCGTGTATTGtgggggggctggggatgggTAGAGTACAGAAAACTTTGTAGagggggtttggggatgggaaaagtGTAGAAAAGTTAATAGAGTGGAGCTGTGGATGGGTACGGTATAGAAAAGTGCCtagcagggggctggggatggataGAGTATAGAAAACTTTATagagaggggctggggatgggTAAAGTATGGAAAACTTTGTAGAGGGTGTTTGGGGATGGGTACAGTATAAAAAGCTTTATAGAAGGAGTTTGGGAATGGGTACAGTACAGAAAACTTCATAGAGGGGGGCTGGAGATGGGTAGAGTATAGAAAACTTCGTAGAGGGGGGCTGGAGATGGGTACAGTATAGAAAACTTCATAGAGGGGGTTTGAGGATGGGTACAGTATAGAAAAGTGCCTAGCAGGGGCCTGGGCATGGGTACAGTATACAAAACTTTATAGAGGGAGGCTGGGGATGGGCGCAGTACAGAAAAGTGTTTCAAAACATTGTAGATGGGCACAGTACAGAGAGCAGCTGTAGATTGGGGTACTGGGGGTGAATATGGGATAGCACAGGCCCAGGGGTGGGTGCAGCATAGAAAACACCCCAGTGGGTACAGGGGATGGGTACAGTAGCAGTAGGTTGGGTACAGTGTGGAAAACTGATTGAAAAGGGACTGGAGATGGGTACAGTATAGAAAACTGATTGAAAAGGGATTGGAGATGGGTACAGTGTAGAAAACTGGTTAAAAAAGGACTGGAGATCGGAGCAGCATGGAGGGGAGcagtatagtatatatatatagcagTATATATATAGGAGCAGAACGAGGTGCAGTATAGTGGATGtctggggatgggcacagcacagaaacTGTACAGCACAGGAGTGGAGATCGTGTAATGTGGAGGGGAGCAGGAGATTGGGGTACAGGGAGGGTGTGGTGTACAGGGGGGACAGGATGGAATGGCCTTAGAGATGGGTACAGCAGGAGGCTGGGGATGGGTGCAGTGTAGAAAATGGTTTATcaggggctgggggtgggcaCAGTGTGGAGGGGCAGCCCTGGTGATGGGCACGGTGCCCCAGAGGACCCACAGAGGGGTCCCAGTGTTGTGTGGGTGCTGTGGGGACAGCTGGAGGGTCCCACAGAGGGGTCCCAGCGCTGTGTGGGTGCTGTGGGGACGGCAGGAGGTGGCCGTGCCGGGGGTGGTGATggtgctgtcccctccccgcagGCCTGCGCAATGCCCCGCGCTGCTGGGACGTCATCCAGCCCCTGCTGTGCGCTGTGTACATGCCCAAGTGCGAGGatgggcaggtggagctgcccagCCAGACCCTGTGCCAGGCCACGCGGGCACCCTGCACCATCGTGGAGCGTGAGCGTGGCTGGCCCGACTTCCTCAAGTGCACCACGGACCGATTCCCCGAGGGCTGCCCGGTACGGcacgggcacggggaatggggggAAAGGCACTCTCTGCAGGAGAGGAGGGCTGGtgtctcagcctggagaagggaagggtccagagagagctcccagcacattCCAGGGGGCTCCAGGAGaactgcagagggactggggacaaggcctgcagggacagcacacagggaatggctcccactgccagagggcagccatgggtggcatcttggcaatgaggaattcctgcctgggctggcattgccagagcagctggggctgcccctgcatccctggcagtgcccagggccaggctggacactggggctggggcagcctgggacagtgggaggtgtccctgccatggcagggggggcactggaggggctctgaggtcccttcccacccaaccattccaggattccctggTGATTCTATGGAACCCAGCTGTCCCCTGCCCTCCACAGGGCATCATGTCCATCTTGGCCTTGGGgttatctcctcctcctcctcctgctcacgGCCTGGTTTCCCCTGTGGCAGAACGAGGTGCAGAACATCAAGTTCAACAGCTCGGGGCAGTGCGAGGCGCCGCTGGTGAGGACGGACAACCCCAAGAGCTGGTACGAGGACGTGGAGGGCTGCGGCATCCAGTGCCAGAACCCGCTGTTCACCGAGAAGGAGCACCGCGAGATGCACGTCTACATCGCCGCCTTCAGCTCCGTCACCATCTTCTGCACCTTCTTCACCCTGGTGAGAGCCAGGCTCCTTTTGGGCAGCTGTCCCCAAAACAGGATGGGCACCGAGCTGTCCCCAAAACAGGGTGGGCACCAAGTTGTCGCTTTCTCCACCCCTCCAGGCCACGTTTGTCGCTGACTGGAGGAACTCCAACCGCTACCCCGCCGTCATCCTGTTCTACGTCAACGCCTGCTTTTTCGTGGGCAGCATTGGTTGGCTGGCACAGTTCATGGACGGTGCCCGCGACGAGATCGTGTGCCGGGCCGATGGCACCATGCGGCTGGGCGAGCCCACGTAAGCGTCAcctctgtccccagagctgtccccaacaCCAAGGAGGGCTCTCGGGGTTCGCTGGCCTCCTGGGAGCACAGAGGGTGAGACCCCCGTGCTCCTGCGTGTCCCCTCACAGGGGTGGGTGACGTTCTTGCCTCACCTCTCCGCAGCTCCAACGAGACGCTGTCCTGCGTCATCATCTTTGTCATCGTGTACTACTCACTGATGTCGGGTGTCATCTGGTTTGTCATGCTCACCTACGCCTGGCACACGTCCTTCAAGGCCCTGGGCACCACCTACCAGCCGCTGCTGGGCAAGACCTCCTACTTCCACCTCATCACCTGGTCCATCCCCTTCGTGCTCACCGTGGCCATCCTGGCCGTGGCGCAGGTAACGGGGTGAGCACCATCAGGGGATGGTGTCTCAGGGTGACACCGCAGCCAGCtgaccctcctgtccctgtccctgtacGTGCCAGGTGGACGGTGACTCTGTCAGTGGCATCTGCTTCGTGGGCTACAAGAACTACCGCTACCGAGCCGGCTTCGTGCTGGCCCCCATCGGGCTCGTGCTCATCGTGGGGGGCTATTTCCTCATCCGGGGTAGGTGTGCCTCTGctctgggaggggacagggtcaCCGTGGGTGTCCCCACACCCTGACCCCCTTGTCCTCCCCGCAGGGGTCATGACACTCTTCTCCATCAAGAGCAACCACCCCGGGCTGCTGAGCGAGAAGGCGGCCAGCAAGATCAACGAGACCATGCTGCGCCTGGGTGAGGGCTGCACCCACACTTCCCCAGGGAATCCGGGTGGGAACGGGGACGTTTTGTCCCTTGAAGTCACACAGCCCCTTCCCGGGGTGGCAGCAGCGGGGGACAAAGCTGTCGTGgttgtggtggcacagccccagtgcAGTGTCTTTGTCTCAGTGCCACTGGAGTTTGGCTGGAGTTCATCCCTTTCTCTTCCAGGCATTTTTGGCTTCTTGGCCTTTGGCTTTGTCTTCATCACCTTTGGCTGCCACTTCTATGACTTCTTCAACCAGGCCGAGTGGGAGCGCAGCTTCCGGGAATACGTCCTgtgagtgggacagggacagggtgactgGGACACGGTGGCACCACAGCGTGGACAGCCCCACGTCCCCCATGAGCGGTGCCACCACAtcaccctgcagggctgtgggcgctgtgggctgtccctgctccttaTGGCCactgtccccatgtgtccccacAGGTGTGAGGCCAACGTGACCATCGCCACGCAGACCAACAAGCCCATCCCCGACTGCGAGATCAAGAACCGGCCGAGCCTGCTGGTGGAGAAGATCAACCTCTTCGCCATGTTCGGCACCGGTGTCTCCATGAGCACCTGGGTCTGGACCAAGGCCACCCTGCTCATCTGGAAGCGCACCTGGTGCAGGTGGGACCCCGAGGGTGTCACCCCAGCTCCCTGGAGCCCTTCCTGCCCCATCCAGTGGGATGGGGGAGGACATTCCCAGATGTTTGTCCCTCAGCTCGATGGGTTGTGGGCTCACAGCAGCTCAGGAACGGGGTGGCCTCTCCCATGTGGAGTTTGTGGGACACCTCCATCCCCAAGCCCATTCCCCAGTCCGGTGTCCCCATGTGCAggagggggagctggggagggtccctgtgcccccagctgtGACAGCTGtgacccctgtcccctctgtgtccccaggctgaCGGGGCAGAGCGACGACCAGCCCAAGAGGATCAAGAAGAGCAAGATGATCGCCAAGGCCTTCTCCAAGCGCAAGGAGCTGCTGCGCGACCCGGGCCAGGAGCTGTCCTTCAGCATGCACACCGTGTCCCACGACGGCCCCGTGGGTGCGTGCCCGGGGCAGGGGATGTCCCCATCAGCCCCCCAGAGTCCTCAAAGCCCCCCTTGACCAGATCCCCCTGTCCCTACAGCCGGATTGGCGTTCAACATCAACGAGCCATCAGCCGACGTGTCCTCGGCGTGGGCCCAGCATGTCACCAAGATGGTGGCCAGGAGAGGGGCCATCCTGCCCCAGGACATCTCCGTGACACCCGTGGCGACACCTGGCAAGTCCTTGGGGACCTCGTGGGGAATGTCTGGTGCATGAGCCAGGCTGGGGGTGTGCAGGGATGGTGTACTCAGGTTGATGGAATGTTTGGGATTGATCCCTCTGGGATCAGGTGGGTGGCAGGGGTTGCTGGGGGGGTGGTGGAGGGCACAGGTGGGAcgtggccactcacagccacctcACCCacgtcccccagtgccaccagaggAGAGGGCCAACCTGTGGGTGGTGGAGGCCGACGTGTCCCCGGAGCTGCAGAAGCGCAGCGGCCGCAAGAAGAAgcggaggaagaagaagaaggaggtgaCCCCGGACCCCGAGCGCTGCCCGGGGCACCCCGCCGTCCCCAGCTCCGTCCCTCGCCTGCCCCGCCTGcccgcccagccctgcctggtggCCTTTGCCCCCGACGTGCTGCCAGCCGTCCAGCCCGACGCCCCCTTCCCCGGGGGCGCGTGGGACGGGCGCGGGCGCAGGGCCGACGTGCTGCACGTCATCAGCAACCCCTTCTGCCCCGAGAGCGGCGCCGCCGAGCCCGAGGGCTGGCACCACCAGCGCCACCACGGGCGCGCCCTGTGGCCCCCCCaggccggccctctggcccccaGGACTCAGGGCtgccgggcagggctggccccCATCCACTCCCGGACCAACCTGGTGGACGCGGAGCTGCTGGAGCCCGACTCGGACTTCTGATCCCAGAGGGATGTGGGGGCACCAAACCCACCCGACCCCACGGGGATCATCCCAAATGTCCCACCCACCTGAGCACATCCCGTTCCTCCCCTTGGAGGATTTGTCTCCGTGCACTTCCCAGCCTGGAGAGGTTCTGGGATTCCCTCCGGCGTCACCGGGAGAAAGGAGCTGGCAGTGGGACGAGCCCCGGctcccacagggatttagggaccagggggacacctggggacagcctaGATCAGGGTAGATTTggggcagccctgccccacccacgGCTAGAGGTACGTAGAGCTCACCCCCACTTGTGCCAATagcaaattttttaaaatttctgatttttttaacgTTTGTATCGTGGTGCCTCTGCTCGGGGTGAGCCCagtcaggggcagcagcagcagcagcatccctggtgTGCACGCCTGTTTTGGGTTCACCCCAATCCCTTCCGTGACCCCAAAGTGCCTTCCAGCTCCCCAGAGAGCTGAGCCAGACCCAGATCAGGATTGGTGGGGTGGCAGCACCAGGGAGATGGGACAGGAAGCGCCTTGGGCTGTCTGGGTGCTCCTGAGCAAAAAAATAACTCCAGAAACCTCGGGGTGCCCGAGGTGAATCAGGGTCAGCAACCCCCAGAGCAAagctttttttaattattttttttaggataaaagaaataaaaatcaagtCACAGCAAAGCCAGCGGAGCCCTGGGGAAGGAgggctccagtccctgctggtgtttggattttccttatttttattaAGTCCTGGTAGgctcctggcttttttttttttacttttttttttttttttttgctatcccAGTGACCTCCACGGGTTCATTTTTGCTGTGTAAAGGAAAAACCCTCCTGTATCAGTATTAAATTTACAGATTTTCAATCCcagtggctgctctgggctctgttgGGGAGGGATCCGTGCGGGAAAACAttggggggcggggggggagtTGTCCTTTCTCCTAAAAACCCTCTTGCTTTAAAGTGTTTCAAATGGCTTTAAAGCACCTTAAAATGTTTCAAACTGCTTTAAAGCACATTAAAAACTGCTTTAAAGTGCTTTGAGTCCCCTGTTCCACCTGCAGGATGGAGCTCTGAGGGGCTGGAAATGCCCTCGGGGGCCGTGGGGGACACTTTTGGGGACAACTGGGCAATTCTGGGGACAAATGGGGCCTTTGCCAGCAGGTGGCATCACGggctaaaatatcccccaaacccccaaaatgtgGGGCtacccaaattttggggtgttcCTGGGTAGGGTCCCACTGAGGCATCTGAAGCTTCCCACGGTGCTGGTGCTTTTTTGGGGGAGAAAAATGCTGCTTTTGGAAAAGatcctttttttattttgcttgaaAGCCATGCAGCTGCAGGGTTTGGTTATCctgcaaaccagaccctgaaattTAGCTGGAATTGGTCAGTGAAAATTGCATTTTTCAGGGTTTGTTATTTTTTTTGGGCTGACCCTGCTACAGAGTCAAAGCTGGATTGTCCAGGATGAAACAAAATATTTCTCTTTATCTcccttttctgggttttttctttttatatattttattttgtggcTTTCTTAGTTAAAACCCCAGTTCTAACAAAACTATTTGCTGTTTGAAACCGAAAAACTCACATTATTTTAACTTCGGAAGCAGCAGGAGATGTGCTGACAACCTCACATCCCCTCCCAAAAAACCTCACCTTGATTTGGTGCAGGGGGAGAAAATTTTGAAGGAAGAAAACAGCCCCAGTTTGCCAAAATCCAGCAAATTCCCCTGAAATATCCTTAGGGAAAAGCTCCAGCACTCCCATGGGAGGTGCAGGAGGGCGAAGCACAGAGGGTCACACATCTCCCAGCACCCGCAGAGGTTTCTCTGGGGAAAAACGGGGGAATTTCAGGAAATTTGGGTGATACTCCCTGTGGATTCACTGAACCACTGATCCCCAGGGAGAAATTGGCATTTTCCACCCATCTGGTGGAATTAAAAGGACGAAATCTCAGTTGGAACAGAAAACAACCTGGAAAATGCAGGTTTTTCCTCCTGTTCTACCTCGATTCTGTTTGTGGGAGACACCAAACTCTGCTGTGGATCTGCACCAGCCACAGCTCTCAAGGAGAGGAATTTTGCTTTTCCAAGGCTGTTTTCTCCCGGATTTCCAGGCAAAGCCAATCCAAGCTGGtgtcaggagcaggggaaggagccagccctgagctgccTGCACCTCACAGAGCCTCAATTGTTGGAGCCTCCCTGCCCAAAcagcctctccctcctctcctgaTACCCGTTGTTTTCCCAGCTAAATCACCAGGCACGGCCTGGATCCCTGGGATAACCTCtctgtgctctccctgctgcctcagggtttggattttgtatttttcccattctgagctgctttagtgtgtggggctgggttcacattcagggatggtgagctgtgtgcacagagcagggagacaaaacaattgctgctccagctgggcaccaaggacaaatgccccaaatctcagcccaggagcacaaaccccgtgggctggagagagaaaaacaagcagggtgggactgcctgggctaaagctgcaatgggacaatgaactgcaaggtgcaaatggagcagagctgatcccagggacagaccccggcagcgctcgtgcattttggggctgttttggttcatcttgggtgcagccctggctgggctctgctgctgcccaaggtgcagccaTGGATCCTTTCCATAAATCCCTGCTTCATTCtggaactctgcccagcctctgctccaggtctGATTCTCAAGGCATCAGCCCTGGGATTTATGGACATTCAGCAGGAGGAGTTTTGGGGgcgctggcagcagcacagggcaggaaaACACCGTCCCTGCCAATCTCCTGATTTTGGGAATATCCTTTAAAAGGTGAGGAAGATCCCATGCTGAGCCAGGTGGGCTCAGGGTCAGGATTTTGCCCTGGTCAAGGACGTGCAAAACAACCTGGGATCTTTTTGTGGGGTCTGTGGGATCTGAGATGATAAATTCTGGAGGATTTCTCTACTTCCAgggcagcaccagctcctctcctCAGCAGAGGAGAACTCAGGGTCTGGATTTTGCCTTGGCTCAAACaccctggtgggttttttttgtagcaTCTGTGATGATAAATTCTGGAGGATTTCTTCATTCCAGGGCAGCACCAGCTCCTCAGCAGAAAAGGATCAGGGTTGGGATTTCGGATTTCTGAGGGGTTTGCAAAACAACCTGCTGGGTTTTTTGTGGGATCTGTGGTACCTGGAAATGATAAAATCTGGAGGATTTCTCTATTTCCAGGTCGGCACAAGCTCCTCTCTTCAGCAGAGGAGAACTCAGAGTCAGGATTTTGCCTTGGCCAAAACAAcctggtgggttttttgtgggaTCTGTGGCACCAGGAAATGACAAATTCTGGAGGGTTTCTCTATTTCCAAGGCAGCTCCTCTCCTCAGGAGAGGAAGATCAGGGCCGGGATTTTACACAACGTCAGGGGTTTGCAGAACACCCTGGtgggtttttggtgggtttttggtgCGATCTGAGAGGACAAATCCCGGAGGATTTCCGCCCCTCAGGTCGGCACCGCCTCCCCGGCTCGGCAGAACCGCGGCGCTGCAGCGGCCCCGACCTTTCCTGCTCTCCATGGAAGGGGAGGGATTTTCCTCCAGCCTCAAATCCCTCCCAGGCCAAAGAGTTCCCGTTCCAGAGGGCGGTGCTGAGCCGGGATCAGCGCCCAGCCGGAGTTCTGGGATCGCGGAGAGAGGCAGGGATGAGCTGCGGGCTCAGATCCCGTTCAGCAGGAATTTATCTCGGGAATTGTGCTCACCACACTGCCGGCACACAGGGATGTGCTGCTTCTCCTTTAGCTGAGACCCCCTCTGGAATTCCTGCCCCTCTCCCATCCCTCTTTCCTCCCTGGAATcctccctcagcttctccatcaGCTGCTTCCATCTCTCCCCTCCCtcctgggttttggggttccctccctcctctccctcagcTCATCCCAAACACCGACCTCGCCTGGGATTTGAGTTTCCTCTCCTCCTCATCCCAAACACCGAGCTCGCCTGGGATTTGAGTTTCCTCTCCTCCTCATCCCAAACACCGAGCTCACCTGGGATTTGAGAGTTTCCTCTCCTCCATCTCATCCCAAACACCAAGCTTGCCTGGGATTTGAGTTTCCTCTCCATCTCATCCCAAACACTGAGCTCACCTGGGGTTTGAGAgtttcctctcctccagctcaTCCCAAACACTGAGCCCCCCCGGGATTTGAGAGTTTCCTCTCCTCCATCTCATCCCAAACACTCAGCTCGCCCAGggtttgggaattgggcacttgAGAATTGGAATTGGCACTTGAGAATTGAGAATTAATTAAGCTCTCGCCCACCAACAGCTCCAAGTTCTTCTCTCAGAGCTGATCTCAGTAAATACCAATAATAAAAGGATGGGTTTGTATTCCAGGAGAGGCACATTCACAGAGAACCGGATTTAGAAAAGGTGGTAAAATTTAAATCATTAAATATGAATCATGAATCTGGTGGTTTATTACTGATTTGTGCCTGCAGGCTGAGCTCAGTGCCTGGCAGGACAGCAAGTCCCAGGAGTTTGGATGGCACATTCCCCATGCCAGGATGTTGTGGCTCCTCATTCCCATGGGTTTTCCTGGCGTTGGTTGGGATTGATGGTCCAGGAGGGCTTTCCCAACCCTTTTGGCTCTGAAATTCCATCATTTTGACCATTGGGATGACCTTGGTGGGACATCCATCCTTGCTgggggcacttggggacacagacCAGTGGTGACCTTGTAGTGGTTGGGTTTCATTGTCTGGGAGGGTTTTTCCAACCCCTTTGGCTCTGAAATTCCATAATTTTGGTCCAGACCTGGGGAG of the Melospiza melodia melodia isolate bMelMel2 chromosome 4, bMelMel2.pri, whole genome shotgun sequence genome contains:
- the SMO gene encoding protein smoothened encodes the protein MWPGRGGQRWALALALALALGGRCPAAPNASAGPPRCRRPAPCERLRFGACLGSALPYAATSTLLATDSASQEEAHGKLLLWSGLRNAPRCWDVIQPLLCAVYMPKCEDGQVELPSQTLCQATRAPCTIVERERGWPDFLKCTTDRFPEGCPNEVQNIKFNSSGQCEAPLVRTDNPKSWYEDVEGCGIQCQNPLFTEKEHREMHVYIAAFSSVTIFCTFFTLATFVADWRNSNRYPAVILFYVNACFFVGSIGWLAQFMDGARDEIVCRADGTMRLGEPTSNETLSCVIIFVIVYYSLMSGVIWFVMLTYAWHTSFKALGTTYQPLLGKTSYFHLITWSIPFVLTVAILAVAQVDGDSVSGICFVGYKNYRYRAGFVLAPIGLVLIVGGYFLIRGVMTLFSIKSNHPGLLSEKAASKINETMLRLGIFGFLAFGFVFITFGCHFYDFFNQAEWERSFREYVLCEANVTIATQTNKPIPDCEIKNRPSLLVEKINLFAMFGTGVSMSTWVWTKATLLIWKRTWCRLTGQSDDQPKRIKKSKMIAKAFSKRKELLRDPGQELSFSMHTVSHDGPVAGLAFNINEPSADVSSAWAQHVTKMVARRGAILPQDISVTPVATPVPPEERANLWVVEADVSPELQKRSGRKKKRRKKKKEVTPDPERCPGHPAVPSSVPRLPRLPAQPCLVAFAPDVLPAVQPDAPFPGGAWDGRGRRADVLHVISNPFCPESGAAEPEGWHHQRHHGRALWPPQAGPLAPRTQGCRAGLAPIHSRTNLVDAELLEPDSDF